DNA from Gammaproteobacteria bacterium:
GAAGGGTGCGGGGGTATCTATCCGCGTCGCGCGGATTGCGTTTACCTCTTCGATGAGATCAATGCCGGTCGGACACCAGGTGATGCAACGCCCGCACCCCACACAACCGCTCGCACCAAATTGCTCGATCCACGCCGCAAGTTTGTGGGTGAGCCATTGCCGGTAGCGATGACGGATCTGAGGGCGAATCTGTGCGCCGTGGATATATCCGTGCTGCAATGTAAAACACGAGCTCCACTCGCGGCGGTGTTCGCTTGCGGTTCCATCCAGCGACATCACATCGGATTCGCTGTGACAAAAACAGGTGGGACACACCATCGTGCAGTTGGCGCACGACAGACAGCGCTCGGCGACATCATCCCAGCGCGGGTGTTCGAGGTTGCTAAACAGCAGCGCCTGAATGTCCGTGGTGTCGAGACGGCGCGTTTGGGAATCTGCCGCGGCGGCAATGGCTTGCGTTGCAGCGGTTTCGTCCACGTCGCGCGCGGGCTTCAGGGGGAGATCGGCCAGCAACGTCTCACCTTGCTCACTGCCCGCCTCTACCAGAAAGGCCTCATCGAGTTCAGTCAAGGCAAGATCATAGCCGGCCCGCGCGCGCGGCCCGGTATTCATCGAGACGCAGAAACAGGTCGCGGCGGAGCGCGTGCAATTCACCGCAACTATGAATAAGTTTTCGCGCCGGCAGGCGTAATAGGGGTCGGTGTAGTTTGAGTGCTGTCCCGCGAGAAAGGTGCGGTCCTGCACACTCACGCCTGCAAGATCGCAGGCGCGCGCACCAATGACGGCAAGCGGCCGCAGGTCAGGCAGGGTCTCCTTAAAGCTCACCTCGCCACCGGCGGAGACTGTCCACAAAGTCTCTTTCGGCGCGAACAAAAAACGTTTGAGAGATTCCGGGCCATGGACGTAATCAAAATATCGTCCATTGCCCGAATCTTCGAGACGATAACTCCCCGGCTCCTGCACGCTTATAAAGCCCGCCGAGAGGTCGGCCGCGCCGCTGATCTCGTCGAACACAATAGAGCCGCTGCGCACCCGCGGCCCCAACACGCGATAGCCACGTGCTGCGAGCGCCCGAATCAAACTATCGAAATCGGCCCTGGCTAATAGTGACGGTTGAGACATGGCGTTTCCCTCGCTCGGTTTTAGCAAGCATAGGCTACTCTAGTCAAACCCTCAAATAATACGATTACGCTGTTCACCCCGGAAATAGGCTTCGATATTCGTCACCACCTCTCGCGCCAATCTTTGTTGCGCCTGCCTGCTCGCCCAGGCAATGTGCGGAGTGATGAGGAGATTGGTAAGATCCACTGACAACAAGGGATGATCCGGCGGTGGCGGTTCCCGGCTCAAGACATCTATGCAGGCGCCGCCGATCCGGCCCGCTCGTAAGGCGTCGGTCAACGCCGCCTCGTCCACCACCCCGCCGCGCGCCGTGTTGATGAGGACGGCGGTGGGTTTCATGAGCGCCAGTTCGGCGTGACCGATGAGATGATGAGTGCCGGCATTGAGAGGCACATGCAGGCTGATGACATCGCTGTGGCGCAACACCTCATCAAAGGGGATATATCCGGCGCGAATACCCTCTGCGCCCCGGCGTTCCGCCAGCCACACCCGCATGCCGAAGGCCTCGCCCAGCCGCGCGACGGCCTGGCCCAGTGTCCCGGCCCCGATAATACCCAAGGTAGACCCGGCGAGATCAACCATCTCCCTATCGTTCAGGGTGAAGATAGGCGAACGCGACCAGTCACCGTCAAGTACGGCCTGGTGATAGTGCACGATCTGCCGGCGCAGTGCGAGCAGCATGGCAAAGACATGTTCAGCGACGCTTTCCGTGGCGTAATCACCAACATTACACACGGCGACGCCGCGCGCCCGCGCCGCCTCCAGATCAATGTGATCCACCCCGGTGGCCGCCACCGCAATCAACCGCAGGCGCGGCAATTGCTCCAGCGCCTCCGCCCCCACCGGGACCTTGTTGGTGATGATGACCTCGGCGTCTGCCGCGCGCTCGACAAGCTGTTTGGGGGTCGTGGTGGGGTATTCACGCCAATGGCAATGCTCTATCCCCGGCCCGGGGAACTCGATGGTCTCGGCAAACGTCCGGCGGTCCAGCAAAACGATATTCATAATCGAATTATAGCCCTATGGAACCTTGCTTGTGGGAGCTCTGAATAAGTCCATCCTGGACTTCTCAGAGCAAGAAAAGCAAAAACGTGGCCATAAGATTATTATGGTGCTTTTCTTCATTTTTCAAGCACTTTTGTGCTTGAAAAATGACGGCGCATCCATGCACCGGGGACCTCTGACATAATCAGAGGCCCCGGTGTTGTTGTCTCCATAAAGAGACGGTATCCTATGTCATACGGAGAGGTACTCGAAGTGGTCATAACGGCACCGACTCGAAATCGGTTGGGCGGTTAATCCCGCCACGTGGGTTCGAATCCCACCCTCTCCGCCACTTTCTCTCATGTACATCAAGCCTATGTCCGCTGCCCCCTCTTGGCCGCGCGCCGTCATTCATCTCGACATGAATGCCTTTTTTGCGTCGGTGGAGCAGCGCGACTTTTCCGAATTGCGCGGCAGGCCGGTGGCGGTGACCAATGGCGAGGTCGGCACCACGATCATCACCTGTTCCTACGAGGCGCGTGCCTATGGCGTACATACCGGCATGCGGCTCAAAGAGGCGCGCCAACTCTGCCCGCAACTTATCCAGCGCCCTGCCCGGCCTAAAGTCTATGCGGCAATCTCCACCGCCATTATGGAGGCGCTCTACGACATCAGCCCCGACATCGAGGTCTACTCGGTGGACGAGGCCTTTCTCGACGTGACGCGCTGCCAGACATTACACGGCACACCGGAGGACATGGCTCGCATGGCGATAGCCAAGGTACGCGAGGTCAGCGGCCTCCCCTGCTCGGTGGGCGTGAGCGGCGACAAGAGTACGGCCAAATTTGCCGCCAATCTCATGAAACCCAATGGCTTTACCGTGATCCCGCCGTGGGAAGCGCGGGAACGATTGGAGAACGAACCCGTCACGAAGCTCTCCGGTGTCGCGGAAGGCATCGGCGGTTATCTCTCCGCGCACGGCGCGATAACCTGCGGTGATGTCGCGCGTCTGCCGGTAAGCGTGCTGGCGCGCCGTTTCGGCAATATGGGCCGCCACATCTGGCTGATGTGTCAGGGCGAAGATCCCGATGACGTACAGGTGGATGTCGCCGCGCCCAAATCGCTCGGCCACGGCAAGGTCGTCCCGCCCGGCACGCGCGATAAAGAGACGCTGCTTACCTATTTCTTACATATGAGTGAAAAGGTCGGCGCGCGCCTGCGCCGTCATGATCTCGATGCGCAACGTTTCTTCATCGGCCTGCGCGGTTATAATGGATGGATTGGCGACACGCTCACTCTGGTGCAGCCCGGCAACGACAGTAAAGCGATTTATCAACTGTGTAACATTGTCATGCACAAAATTTGGCACGGCGAACCGGTGTCGCAGGTGCAGGTTACCGCACGCGACCCGCGGCCTGTGAATAATCAACTGGGCCTGTTTGAAGTGCATGACGAGCGTCATGAGGTGCTCAATCAAGTCATGGATCAGATCAATCAACGCTACGGCGAATTCACCCTCGCCCCTGCGCGCCTGTTAGGACGCTCCGCCATGCCCAATGTCATCGCCCCCTCCTGGAAGCCCAGCGGCCATCGGCAATTTGTGTGAGAGAACGGCCCCATGCGATACGCTTTTCCCCATAGCACAATCCTCATACTCGTCTTGCTGAGCACGCCTCTGTACGCTGAAGAGAAGAAGACCGGCCCTTCTCAAGCAAATCTTGACGTACAGGGACGTACTAATGTCGCGGGAGGCAGGATGCCGGGAGCGACCGCCAAACACGCCATCCAATTCACGCCAGCCGACTTCAAGTGGGTGGACGCCCCGCGCTCGATGCCGGCTGGGACGAGAATTCAAGTTTTGGAGGGTAACCCCACCCGCGCGGGCCTATTCACCATGCGCGTGAAGCTGCCCGCGCAAACCACGCTCATGCCGCACTCGCATCCAGAAGATGAACGGGTCACGGTGCTCTCGGGCGGGGCATATGTTGGCTTCGGAAACAAAGTCGACCTGGCCAAAGCCAAGCAGTTCGCGACGGGCAGCTACTACGTCAACCCCGCCAGGCTGCATCATTACGCCTACTTCGGTGAAGAGACGGTAATACAACTGACAGGAACGGGGCCGTGGGAGATTCATTATCTGAAAGCTCCGGAACCACCGAAAAAGAAGAAACGAGCGAATTAGATCATCCGCTCTCCTCCGTGGCCCCTGTAAATCTGCGATTCAAAATCGTCATCGCCTTCGTCACGCTTTATCTGGTGTGGGGCTCGACGTATCTCGCCATCCGCGTCGGCGTCCATGACCTGCCGCCCGCGCTGTTCGCCGGTGTGCGTTTTGTCATCTCGGGACTCGCCCTGGGGCTTTATGCTCACCTGCGGGGCGAGGCCCTGCCGCGATCACTCGCCGCATGGAAGGTCACCATCATCATGGGGATATTTCTACTGACCGGCGGCAACGGTTTGGTGGTGTGGGGCGAGCAGTGGGTGCCCTCCAATCAGGCTGCATTGATTGTGGCGACCACCGCACTGTGGCTCGCCGGTCTGGGCACGCTGGGGTCGCAAGGCCAGTCGCTGACACGCGTTACCCTGCTCGGACTCGTAGCAGGCTTCGCGGGTGTGGCCCTGTTAATGTTTCCCAACAGCGAAAATTTTTCGTTTGATCACCTGGGTGGACAGATCGGCATCCTGCTTGCCGCATTTCTGTGGTCGAGCGGCTCGATCTACGGTAAACGCCACCCCAGCGGAACTCCGCCGATGATGTCCGCCGCGCTCCAGATGCTGGCCGGCGGAATGGTATTGGCCGTCATCGGCCTCGCTACGGGAGAAGTTACTCACTGGCAGTGGTCGCTCGAAGGCGCCGGCGCGCTGAGTTATCTGATTGTCTTCGGCACGCTGGGTTTTG
Protein-coding regions in this window:
- a CDS encoding DNA polymerase IV, with protein sequence MSAAPSWPRAVIHLDMNAFFASVEQRDFSELRGRPVAVTNGEVGTTIITCSYEARAYGVHTGMRLKEARQLCPQLIQRPARPKVYAAISTAIMEALYDISPDIEVYSVDEAFLDVTRCQTLHGTPEDMARMAIAKVREVSGLPCSVGVSGDKSTAKFAANLMKPNGFTVIPPWEARERLENEPVTKLSGVAEGIGGYLSAHGAITCGDVARLPVSVLARRFGNMGRHIWLMCQGEDPDDVQVDVAAPKSLGHGKVVPPGTRDKETLLTYFLHMSEKVGARLRRHDLDAQRFFIGLRGYNGWIGDTLTLVQPGNDSKAIYQLCNIVMHKIWHGEPVSQVQVTARDPRPVNNQLGLFEVHDERHEVLNQVMDQINQRYGEFTLAPARLLGRSAMPNVIAPSWKPSGHRQFV
- a CDS encoding cupin domain-containing protein, whose product is MLSTPLYAEEKKTGPSQANLDVQGRTNVAGGRMPGATAKHAIQFTPADFKWVDAPRSMPAGTRIQVLEGNPTRAGLFTMRVKLPAQTTLMPHSHPEDERVTVLSGGAYVGFGNKVDLAKAKQFATGSYYVNPARLHHYAYFGEETVIQLTGTGPWEIHYLKAPEPPKKKKRAN
- a CDS encoding D-2-hydroxyacid dehydrogenase; translated protein: MNIVLLDRRTFAETIEFPGPGIEHCHWREYPTTTPKQLVERAADAEVIITNKVPVGAEALEQLPRLRLIAVAATGVDHIDLEAARARGVAVCNVGDYATESVAEHVFAMLLALRRQIVHYHQAVLDGDWSRSPIFTLNDREMVDLAGSTLGIIGAGTLGQAVARLGEAFGMRVWLAERRGAEGIRAGYIPFDEVLRHSDVISLHVPLNAGTHHLIGHAELALMKPTAVLINTARGGVVDEAALTDALRAGRIGGACIDVLSREPPPPDHPLLSVDLTNLLITPHIAWASRQAQQRLAREVVTNIEAYFRGEQRNRII
- a CDS encoding EamA family transporter; this encodes MAPVNLRFKIVIAFVTLYLVWGSTYLAIRVGVHDLPPALFAGVRFVISGLALGLYAHLRGEALPRSLAAWKVTIIMGIFLLTGGNGLVVWGEQWVPSNQAALIVATTALWLAGLGTLGSQGQSLTRVTLLGLVAGFAGVALLMFPNSENFSFDHLGGQIGILLAAFLWSSGSIYGKRHPSGTPPMMSAALQMLAGGMVLAVIGLATGEVTHWQWSLEGAGALSYLIVFGTLGFVAFTWLLHTVTPSQLGTYAYVNPAVAVMLGWWLLGETLTHTQILGMTIILFGVILVTASSSRR
- a CDS encoding 4Fe-4S dicluster domain-containing protein, giving the protein MSQPSLLARADFDSLIRALAARGYRVLGPRVRSGSIVFDEISGAADLSAGFISVQEPGSYRLEDSGNGRYFDYVHGPESLKRFLFAPKETLWTVSAGGEVSFKETLPDLRPLAVIGARACDLAGVSVQDRTFLAGQHSNYTDPYYACRRENLFIVAVNCTRSAATCFCVSMNTGPRARAGYDLALTELDEAFLVEAGSEQGETLLADLPLKPARDVDETAATQAIAAAADSQTRRLDTTDIQALLFSNLEHPRWDDVAERCLSCANCTMVCPTCFCHSESDVMSLDGTASEHRREWSSCFTLQHGYIHGAQIRPQIRHRYRQWLTHKLAAWIEQFGASGCVGCGRCITWCPTGIDLIEEVNAIRATRIDTPAPFASLFPPG